In a single window of the Pseudomonas entomophila genome:
- a CDS encoding S8 family serine peptidase: MAQALLVKIRGNLSDGHRQGLAAAVGAPDMEAILTIPAQPGIAGVAAAQGSTWYRAPLPFTSNPWDAAHAMLAHGAGFAATGSTQIEFVEPDIEQAWFTEAPAPATALAAAACTFHPQDKSGQKAVVKDDNQWHLEDRFSQLGAARSKVAKDLQQAIRIAHLDTGYDPNHASLPLHLDRQNQRNFRDPDHPTDATDRTPDGWTAVRNQGHGHATLSLLAGNEINNPAIAQGFSGFVGGAPYTTVIPIRIADWVVRFSTGSMVQGFQYAVQQKVHILSMSMGGLSSRALADAVNLAYEHGVFMVTAAGNNYAWTPTPGSIVFPARFKRVLAACGVMANGRAYAGLSPRTMQGNYGPASKMQTAMGAFTPNVPWAEFGCGNLVSMDGAGTSSATPQLAAAAALWMASHQAQLARYPEPWMRVEATRAALFGSALKTTGAMDAEETLEKIGRGVLQANAALGIAPPAKDVLVKTSPAEPSWSWLNLITGAGGVSLAPDQASAVEQMLALELTQMAQRHRAVDEALPDGESGADVPAALLNRYLEAALDSGNPSAPLKAFLEKHLGRPQGAPATAPVTVAEGPRIARKTKQLPTPPRRLRVYALDPSIAKRLDSVEINETVINVPWEKLEPGPVGEYLEIVDIDPASDRLYDPVDLNEPKLLAQDGWPPSEGNPAFHQQMVYAVAMKTIRNFEEALGRRVLWASRKVAGTGGLGEPHYEYHSVRRLRIYPHALRTENAYYSPDKVALLFGYFQSTSTATAATPGGSMVFACLSSDIIAHEMSHALLDGLHRSFQDASNPDVPAFHEAFADIVALFQHFSIPELVRFQVRQARGRLDAAKLLGSLAQQFGEGTNRGGPLRDYLAKGDKPSYPDELEVHARGSILVSAVYEAFLSIVDRRTADLVRIATNGSGLLPRGALLPDLVERLTEETCKTARHVLRICIRALDYCPAVDITFGEYLRALITADIDLVAVDRFHYRVAFMDAFRKRNLLPADVRTVSEESLAWGTLADTRPRWLNALVKDLDFGWDLKLDREAIHALNEINRKTLWDRLSRLLERHPELYPAFGLLPDIPKYTEDGEIAVPASPGRTHFSVASVRPARRVAPDGSFFTEVVATVMQRRRVPLDPNDPQGPQIWFRGGVTLIIDPRRNHCEIRYAIVKNCGSESRLARQRQSASGSGFGALQALYFANTPSEPFALLHTHNGEFGHAQ; this comes from the coding sequence ATGGCACAGGCGCTGCTGGTCAAGATTCGGGGGAACTTGAGCGACGGACACAGGCAGGGGCTGGCCGCCGCAGTCGGCGCGCCGGACATGGAAGCGATCCTGACGATCCCCGCCCAACCTGGTATCGCCGGCGTGGCGGCCGCGCAGGGCTCGACCTGGTACCGCGCCCCCTTGCCGTTCACCAGCAACCCCTGGGACGCCGCCCATGCCATGCTGGCCCACGGCGCGGGCTTTGCCGCCACCGGCAGCACGCAGATCGAGTTCGTCGAACCGGACATCGAGCAAGCCTGGTTTACCGAGGCGCCAGCACCCGCAACCGCGCTGGCCGCAGCGGCATGCACCTTTCACCCTCAGGACAAGTCGGGCCAGAAGGCCGTGGTGAAGGATGACAACCAATGGCACCTTGAAGACCGCTTCTCGCAGCTTGGCGCTGCACGGAGCAAGGTCGCCAAGGACCTGCAGCAGGCCATCAGGATCGCGCACCTGGACACAGGCTACGACCCGAACCACGCCTCCCTGCCCCTGCACCTCGACAGGCAGAACCAACGCAACTTTCGCGACCCCGACCACCCCACCGACGCCACCGACCGCACGCCGGATGGCTGGACGGCGGTCCGTAACCAGGGCCATGGCCATGCCACGCTGAGCCTCCTGGCCGGCAACGAAATCAACAACCCCGCCATCGCGCAGGGCTTTTCCGGCTTCGTCGGCGGCGCGCCCTATACAACCGTCATTCCCATCCGCATCGCCGACTGGGTCGTGCGCTTCTCGACCGGCAGCATGGTCCAGGGCTTCCAGTACGCGGTGCAACAGAAGGTACACATCCTGTCGATGAGCATGGGTGGCCTGTCCTCCCGCGCCCTCGCCGATGCGGTCAACCTGGCCTACGAGCACGGTGTATTCATGGTCACCGCAGCGGGCAACAACTACGCCTGGACACCGACTCCCGGCTCGATCGTATTCCCCGCCCGCTTCAAGCGCGTGCTCGCGGCGTGCGGGGTGATGGCCAACGGGCGCGCCTACGCCGGCCTCAGCCCGCGCACCATGCAAGGCAACTACGGTCCCGCGTCGAAGATGCAGACGGCGATGGGCGCCTTCACCCCCAACGTGCCGTGGGCCGAGTTCGGCTGCGGCAACCTGGTCAGCATGGATGGCGCGGGCACCTCCTCGGCCACGCCGCAACTGGCTGCTGCCGCCGCGCTGTGGATGGCCAGCCACCAAGCGCAACTTGCCAGGTATCCAGAGCCCTGGATGCGTGTCGAGGCAACTCGCGCGGCCCTGTTCGGATCGGCCTTGAAAACCACGGGTGCCATGGACGCGGAGGAAACCCTCGAGAAAATCGGACGGGGCGTGCTGCAGGCGAACGCGGCACTTGGCATTGCTCCACCGGCCAAGGACGTGCTCGTGAAGACCTCACCGGCAGAGCCCAGCTGGAGCTGGCTCAACCTGATCACCGGTGCTGGCGGCGTCTCTCTCGCCCCGGACCAGGCTTCAGCGGTCGAGCAGATGCTTGCGCTCGAATTGACGCAAATGGCACAGCGCCATCGCGCAGTGGACGAGGCGCTGCCCGACGGCGAAAGCGGCGCTGATGTGCCAGCGGCCTTGCTCAATCGCTACCTTGAGGCGGCACTCGACTCCGGCAATCCTTCAGCGCCTCTGAAAGCCTTCCTCGAGAAGCACCTGGGCCGGCCCCAAGGCGCCCCTGCCACGGCCCCCGTCACGGTAGCCGAGGGCCCACGCATCGCACGCAAGACCAAGCAACTCCCCACCCCGCCACGGCGACTGCGCGTCTATGCGCTTGACCCGTCCATCGCCAAGCGGCTGGATTCCGTCGAGATCAACGAGACCGTCATCAACGTCCCCTGGGAAAAACTCGAACCCGGACCGGTGGGCGAGTACCTCGAGATCGTCGACATCGACCCCGCCTCCGACCGCCTCTACGACCCAGTGGACCTGAACGAACCGAAACTGCTGGCACAGGACGGCTGGCCCCCCTCCGAAGGCAACCCGGCCTTCCACCAGCAGATGGTCTACGCGGTGGCGATGAAGACCATCAGGAACTTCGAGGAAGCCCTGGGCCGGCGTGTGCTCTGGGCTTCGCGCAAGGTCGCGGGCACCGGCGGGCTAGGTGAGCCGCACTACGAGTACCACAGCGTGCGCAGGCTGCGGATCTACCCCCACGCACTGCGCACCGAGAACGCTTACTACAGCCCCGACAAGGTGGCGCTGCTGTTCGGCTACTTCCAGTCCACCTCGACGGCGACCGCCGCCACTCCTGGCGGCAGCATGGTGTTTGCCTGCCTGTCCAGCGACATCATCGCCCACGAGATGTCCCACGCCCTGCTCGATGGCCTGCATCGCAGCTTCCAGGATGCCTCCAACCCGGATGTCCCGGCGTTTCACGAGGCATTCGCCGATATCGTCGCGCTGTTCCAGCACTTCTCGATCCCCGAGCTGGTGCGTTTCCAGGTGCGCCAGGCCCGTGGCCGGTTGGATGCGGCGAAACTGCTGGGCTCCCTGGCCCAGCAGTTCGGCGAAGGGACCAACCGTGGCGGGCCACTGCGCGACTACCTCGCCAAAGGCGACAAGCCCAGCTACCCCGACGAGCTGGAGGTGCACGCACGGGGCTCGATCCTCGTCTCGGCGGTCTATGAAGCGTTCCTCAGCATCGTCGACCGGCGCACGGCGGACCTGGTCCGCATCGCCACCAACGGCAGCGGCCTGCTGCCCAGGGGCGCGCTGCTCCCCGACCTGGTCGAACGGCTGACCGAAGAAACCTGCAAGACCGCCCGCCATGTGCTGCGCATCTGCATCCGTGCGCTGGACTATTGCCCCGCCGTCGACATCACCTTCGGTGAGTACCTGCGCGCACTGATCACCGCCGATATCGATCTGGTGGCCGTCGACCGGTTCCACTACCGCGTCGCCTTCATGGACGCCTTCCGCAAGCGCAACCTGCTGCCAGCGGATGTGCGCACGGTCTCGGAAGAGTCCCTGGCCTGGGGCACGCTGGCCGATACACGACCGAGGTGGCTGAACGCGCTGGTCAAGGACCTCGACTTCGGATGGGACCTCAAGCTCGATCGGGAAGCGATCCACGCGCTCAATGAAATCAACCGCAAGACCCTGTGGGATCGTCTCTCCAGGCTCCTCGAACGCCACCCTGAGCTGTACCCGGCATTCGGCCTGCTGCCCGATATACCCAAGTACACTGAGGATGGAGAGATCGCGGTGCCGGCGAGCCCCGGCCGGACCCACTTCTCGGTGGCCAGCGTGCGTCCGGCGCGTCGTGTCGCCCCTGATGGCAGCTTTTTCACCGAGGTGGTGGCGACGGTCATGCAGCGCCGGCGTGTTCCGCTGGACCCGAACGACCCGCAGGGGCCACAGATATGGTTCCGCGGCGGTGTCACGCTGATCATCGACCCACGCCGCAACCACTGCGAAATCCGCTACGCCATCGTCAAGAACTGCGGCAGCGAGAGCCGCCTCGCCCGACAGCGGCAGAGCGCCTCGGGCAGCGGCTTCGGCGCGCTGCAAGCCCTCTACTTCGCGAACACCCCGAGCGAGCCGTTCGCGCTTCTGCACACCCACAACGGGGAGTTCGGCCATGCCCAGTGA
- a CDS encoding MBL fold metallo-hydrolase, protein MPSDQPGFTIRHYCQGIGDCHLLRFGKADGGTCWMLIDCGIHTAIKGGSQIIDDIVDDIYQQTGGKLDILVLTHEHTDHISAFRESSNRFSRFSVGEVWMAWTESPNDPQALQLDRFKQQALSALSGVSRQLHGANAAGTSALRDGLDQLLAFSFGAQGETVRAMRDAAARLGKAGVRYLEPTLAPLDMPGVPAIRVYVLAPSRNADYLDIIDRVGERYPMANSLQGLRTAESLSNAFRAAASGSGFTDPTAPFDASQGTPLSELTRPGKTFAADPIGRFAYAHYYGPSDRSDLLDTGKSAKTVDASATDQAWRRIDLDWLGSAGTLAMQLDNKINNTSLVLAFEIVATGRVVLFAADAQIGNWLSWQDATWKMPDGTSVTGPDLLKRTVYYKVGHHGSENATAKAKGLELMTSEDLAAFIPTNAQDAGTVRWGRMPFPSLLAALDSQCHQRVVRADDAQLLTGTAPFQAPSGSIQALRVGSVGQGNDQRRTWIEFDVA, encoded by the coding sequence ATGCCCAGTGACCAGCCAGGCTTCACCATCCGCCACTACTGCCAGGGCATTGGCGACTGCCACCTGCTGCGCTTCGGCAAAGCCGATGGCGGCACCTGCTGGATGCTTATCGATTGCGGGATCCACACGGCCATCAAGGGGGGCTCGCAGATCATCGACGACATCGTCGACGACATCTACCAACAGACCGGCGGCAAGCTCGACATCCTGGTGCTGACCCACGAACATACCGACCACATCAGTGCCTTCCGCGAGTCCTCCAACCGGTTTTCACGCTTCAGCGTCGGCGAGGTGTGGATGGCCTGGACCGAATCCCCCAACGATCCCCAGGCCCTGCAACTGGACAGGTTCAAGCAGCAGGCCCTGAGCGCGCTGTCCGGCGTCAGCCGGCAGTTGCATGGCGCGAACGCGGCAGGCACCAGCGCGTTGCGCGACGGCCTCGACCAGCTCCTGGCCTTCAGCTTCGGCGCCCAGGGCGAGACGGTGCGCGCCATGCGCGATGCCGCCGCCAGGCTGGGCAAGGCAGGCGTCAGGTACCTCGAACCCACCCTCGCCCCCCTCGACATGCCCGGCGTACCCGCGATCCGGGTATATGTCCTGGCCCCCTCGCGAAACGCCGACTACCTCGACATCATCGACCGTGTCGGTGAGCGTTACCCGATGGCCAACAGCCTGCAAGGCCTGCGCACTGCCGAATCGCTCTCGAACGCGTTCCGCGCGGCGGCATCGGGCAGTGGTTTCACCGACCCGACAGCGCCCTTCGACGCCAGCCAGGGCACCCCGCTGAGCGAACTGACGCGCCCGGGCAAGACGTTCGCGGCAGACCCCATCGGCCGTTTCGCCTATGCGCACTACTACGGCCCGAGCGACCGCTCCGACCTGCTGGACACGGGTAAATCCGCGAAGACCGTCGATGCGAGCGCCACCGACCAGGCCTGGCGCCGGATCGACCTCGACTGGCTGGGCAGCGCAGGCACGCTGGCGATGCAACTCGACAACAAGATCAACAACACCAGCCTGGTCCTCGCCTTCGAGATCGTGGCGACGGGGCGCGTGGTGCTGTTCGCCGCCGACGCGCAGATCGGCAACTGGCTGAGTTGGCAGGATGCAACCTGGAAGATGCCCGACGGGACGAGCGTGACCGGCCCAGACCTGCTGAAGCGCACGGTCTACTACAAAGTGGGGCACCACGGCAGCGAGAACGCGACCGCCAAGGCCAAGGGGCTCGAACTGATGACCAGCGAGGACCTGGCTGCCTTCATCCCCACCAATGCGCAGGATGCGGGCACGGTGCGCTGGGGCCGGATGCCGTTCCCTTCTTTGCTGGCGGCCCTCGATAGCCAGTGCCACCAACGGGTCGTGCGTGCCGACGACGCGCAACTTCTGACAGGAACAGCGCCCTTCCAGGCGCCGTCCGGTTCAATCCAGGCACTTCGGGTGGGCAGCGTCGGGCAGGGCAACGACCAGCGTCGCACATGGATCGAGTTTGACGTGGCCTAG
- the gcvH gene encoding glycine cleavage system protein GcvH, translating to MSELRFTEDHEWLRVEADGSVTVGITAYAQNALGDVVYVQLPELQQYDKGAEASTVESVKAASGVYMPLAGEVVAVNDGLNDSPELVNEDPLGEGWFFRFIPADMKEVAALLDQDAYDRLIKANDDA from the coding sequence ATGAGCGAGTTGCGTTTCACCGAAGATCACGAATGGCTGCGCGTCGAAGCCGACGGCAGCGTCACCGTAGGCATCACCGCCTACGCCCAGAACGCCCTCGGCGACGTGGTCTATGTGCAACTGCCGGAACTGCAGCAGTACGACAAGGGCGCCGAAGCCTCCACCGTGGAATCGGTAAAAGCCGCCAGCGGCGTGTACATGCCACTGGCCGGTGAAGTGGTCGCGGTCAACGATGGCCTGAACGACAGCCCCGAGCTGGTCAACGAAGACCCGCTGGGCGAAGGCTGGTTCTTCCGTTTCATCCCCGCCGACATGAAGGAAGTTGCCGCCCTGCTCGACCAGGACGCCTACGACCGCCTGATCAAAGCCAACGACGACGCCTGA
- the gcvP gene encoding aminomethyl-transferring glycine dehydrogenase produces MTINLGTANEFIARHIGPRAADEQAMLTALGFDSLEAMTAAVIPDSIKGTSVLGNADGQSEADALAALKAIAGKNQLFKSYIGQGYYNTHTPAPILRNLLENPAWYTAYTPYQPEISQGRLEALLNFQTLISDLTGLPIANASLLDEATAAAEAMTFCKRLSKNKASHAFFASVHCHPQTLDVLRTRAEPLGIEVVVGDERELSDVSAFFGALLQYPASNGDVFDYREVVQRFHTAGALVAVAADLLALTLLTPPGEFDADVAIGSAQRFGVPLGFGGPHAAYFATRDAFKRDMPGRLVGVSIDRFGKSALRLAMQTREQHIRREKATSNICTAQVLLANIASMYAVYHGPAGLKRIAERTHALTAILATGLVKLGVNVVTGDFFDTLTLATGGATGTWHDKARAQGINLRQVDAAHLGLSLDETSSQADVEALWQLFAEGQATPDFAALAATVAARLPAALLRQSAILEHPVFNRYHSETELMRYLRRLADKDLALDRTMIPLGSCTMKLNAASEMIPVTWAEFGNLHPFAPTEQSQGYLQMTTELEAMLCAATGYDAVSLQPNAGSQGEYAGLLAIRAYHRSRGDSHRDICLIPSSAHGTNPATAHMAGMRVVVTACDARGNVDIDDLRAKAIEHRERLAAIMITYPSTHGVFEEAIGEICAIIHDNGGQVYIDGANMNAMVGLCAPGKFGGDVSHLNLHKTFCIPHGGGGPGVGPIGVKAHLAPFLPGHAALENTQGAVCAAPFGSASILPITWMYIRMMGGAGLKRASQMAILNANYIARRLEEHYPVLYTGGNGLVAHECILDLRPLKDTSGISVDDVAKRLIDFGFHAPTMSFPVAGTLMIEPTESESKEELDRFCDAMIQIREEIRAVENGSLDKDDNPLKNAPHTAAELAGEWAHGYSREQAVYPLPSLVEGKYWPPVGRVDNVYGDRNLVCACPSIESYQDV; encoded by the coding sequence ATGACCATCAACCTCGGCACCGCCAACGAATTCATCGCCCGTCACATCGGCCCGCGCGCCGCTGACGAGCAAGCCATGCTCACCGCGCTAGGCTTCGATTCGTTGGAAGCGATGACCGCCGCCGTCATCCCCGACAGCATCAAGGGCACCAGCGTGCTCGGCAACGCAGACGGCCAGAGCGAAGCCGACGCCCTCGCCGCGCTGAAAGCCATCGCCGGCAAGAACCAGCTGTTCAAGAGCTACATAGGCCAGGGCTACTACAATACCCACACGCCAGCGCCGATCCTGCGCAACCTCCTGGAAAACCCGGCCTGGTACACCGCCTACACCCCGTACCAGCCAGAGATCTCCCAAGGCCGCCTGGAAGCGCTGCTGAACTTCCAGACCCTGATCAGCGACCTCACTGGCCTGCCGATCGCCAACGCCTCGCTGCTGGACGAAGCCACCGCCGCCGCGGAAGCCATGACCTTCTGCAAACGCCTGTCGAAGAACAAGGCCAGCCACGCCTTCTTCGCCTCCGTACACTGCCATCCGCAGACCCTCGACGTACTGCGCACCCGTGCCGAACCCCTGGGCATCGAAGTGGTGGTGGGCGACGAACGTGAACTGAGCGACGTCAGCGCCTTCTTCGGCGCCCTGCTGCAATACCCGGCCAGCAATGGCGACGTGTTCGACTACCGCGAGGTGGTGCAGCGCTTCCACACCGCCGGCGCCCTGGTGGCCGTGGCCGCCGACCTGCTGGCCCTGACCCTGCTCACGCCGCCAGGCGAGTTCGACGCCGACGTGGCCATCGGCAGCGCCCAGCGCTTCGGTGTGCCGCTGGGCTTCGGTGGCCCGCACGCGGCCTACTTCGCCACCCGCGACGCATTCAAGCGCGACATGCCGGGCCGCCTGGTCGGTGTGTCGATCGACCGTTTCGGCAAGAGCGCGCTGCGCCTGGCCATGCAGACCCGCGAGCAGCACATCCGCCGCGAGAAGGCCACCAGCAACATCTGCACCGCCCAGGTGCTGCTGGCCAACATCGCCAGCATGTACGCCGTGTACCACGGCCCGGCCGGCCTCAAGCGCATCGCCGAACGCACCCACGCGCTGACCGCGATCCTCGCCACCGGCCTGGTGAAGCTGGGCGTGAACGTGGTGACCGGCGACTTCTTCGACACCCTGACCCTGGCCACCGGCGGCGCCACCGGTACTTGGCACGACAAAGCCCGTGCCCAAGGCATCAACCTGCGCCAGGTCGACGCCGCCCACCTGGGCCTGTCGCTGGACGAGACCAGCAGCCAGGCCGACGTCGAGGCCTTGTGGCAGCTGTTCGCCGAAGGCCAGGCGACCCCAGACTTCGCCGCCCTGGCCGCGACCGTCGCCGCACGCCTGCCAGCCGCCCTGCTGCGCCAGTCGGCCATCCTCGAACATCCGGTATTCAACCGCTACCACAGCGAAACCGAGCTGATGCGCTACCTGCGCCGCCTGGCCGACAAGGACCTGGCACTGGACCGCACCATGATCCCGCTGGGTTCGTGCACCATGAAGCTCAACGCCGCCAGCGAGATGATCCCGGTGACCTGGGCCGAGTTCGGCAACCTGCACCCGTTCGCCCCGACCGAGCAGAGCCAGGGCTACCTGCAGATGACCACCGAGCTGGAAGCCATGCTCTGCGCCGCCACCGGCTATGACGCCGTGTCGCTGCAACCGAACGCCGGCTCCCAGGGCGAGTACGCGGGCCTGCTGGCGATCCGCGCCTACCACCGCAGCCGCGGCGACAGCCACCGCGACATCTGCCTGATCCCGTCCTCGGCCCACGGCACCAACCCCGCCACCGCGCACATGGCCGGCATGCGTGTGGTGGTCACCGCCTGCGACGCCCGCGGCAACGTCGACATCGACGACCTGCGCGCCAAGGCCATCGAACACCGCGAGCGCCTGGCGGCGATCATGATCACCTACCCGTCGACCCACGGTGTGTTCGAGGAAGCCATCGGCGAAATCTGCGCGATCATCCACGACAATGGCGGCCAGGTGTACATCGACGGCGCCAACATGAACGCCATGGTCGGCTTGTGCGCCCCAGGCAAGTTCGGCGGCGACGTCTCGCACCTGAACCTGCACAAGACCTTCTGCATCCCCCACGGCGGTGGCGGCCCGGGTGTCGGCCCGATCGGCGTCAAGGCGCACCTGGCGCCGTTCCTGCCCGGCCACGCAGCTCTGGAGAACACCCAAGGCGCGGTCTGTGCCGCGCCGTTCGGCAGCGCCAGCATCCTGCCGATCACCTGGATGTACATTCGCATGATGGGTGGCGCGGGCCTAAAGCGCGCCTCGCAGATGGCGATCCTCAACGCCAACTACATCGCCCGGCGCCTGGAAGAGCACTATCCTGTGCTGTACACCGGTGGCAACGGCCTGGTGGCGCATGAATGCATCCTCGACCTGCGCCCGCTCAAGGACACCAGCGGCATCAGCGTCGACGACGTCGCCAAGCGCCTGATCGACTTCGGCTTCCACGCCCCGACCATGTCCTTCCCGGTAGCGGGCACGCTGATGATCGAACCGACCGAAAGCGAGTCCAAAGAAGAACTGGACCGCTTCTGCGACGCGATGATCCAGATCCGCGAAGAGATTCGCGCTGTCGAGAATGGCAGCCTGGACAAGGACGACAACCCGCTGAAGAACGCCCCGCACACCGCAGCGGAGCTGGCTGGCGAGTGGGCCCACGGCTACAGCCGCGAGCAGGCGGTGTACCCGCTGCCCAGCTTGGTGGAAGGCAAGTACTGGCCACCGGTGGGCCGCGTCGACAACGTGTACGGTGACCGCAACCTGGTCTGCGCCTGCCCGTCGATCGAGAGCTATCAGGACGTCTGA
- a CDS encoding sigma-54-dependent transcriptional regulator, protein MRIHVSFIDRVGITQEVLALLGARNLNLDAVEMVPPNVYIDAPTLSPAVLEELHDALFEVRGVQSVEVVDILPGQRRHLQLDALLAAMSDPVLAVDSAGKVLLANPALIALCGRESAGRSVGELFGDPDLLQALLDNNFHLPMREMQLNGQSLLLDATPITHAGGLLTLYPPNRMGERLSALHHDHAEGFDAMLGDSPAIRTLKARALRVATLDAPLLVHGETGTGKELVARACHAISSRHAAPFLALNCAALPESLAESELFGYAPGAFTGAQRGGKPGLMELANQGTVFLDEIGEMSPYLQAKLLRFLSDGSFRRVGGDREVKVDVRIISATHRDLERMVAEGTFREDLFYRLNVLNLQVPPLRDRGQDILSLAQYFMQQACTQIQRPHCRLAPATHPALLGNPWPGNVRQLQNVIFRAAAICESNVVDIGDLDIAGTSVARGQDGEVASLEQAVGDFERELLQRLYASYPSTRQLAGRLQTSHTAIAQRLRKYGIPGKA, encoded by the coding sequence ATGCGCATCCACGTCAGCTTCATCGACCGCGTCGGCATCACCCAGGAAGTCCTGGCCCTGCTCGGCGCCCGCAACCTGAACCTCGATGCCGTGGAGATGGTCCCGCCGAACGTCTACATCGACGCCCCCACCCTCAGCCCCGCCGTACTCGAGGAACTGCACGACGCCCTGTTCGAGGTGCGCGGTGTGCAATCGGTGGAAGTGGTCGACATCCTCCCCGGCCAACGCCGCCACCTGCAACTCGACGCCCTGCTTGCCGCCATGAGCGACCCGGTGCTGGCCGTGGACAGCGCCGGCAAGGTGCTGCTGGCCAACCCCGCACTGATCGCCTTGTGCGGCCGCGAATCGGCCGGGCGCTCGGTGGGTGAGCTGTTCGGCGACCCCGACCTGCTGCAAGCGTTGCTGGACAACAACTTCCACCTGCCCATGCGTGAGATGCAGCTCAACGGCCAAAGCCTGCTGCTCGACGCCACGCCAATCACCCATGCCGGCGGCCTGCTGACGCTGTACCCGCCCAACCGCATGGGCGAACGGCTGTCGGCCCTGCACCACGACCACGCCGAAGGTTTCGACGCCATGCTCGGCGACTCCCCGGCCATCCGCACCCTCAAGGCCCGCGCCTTGCGCGTGGCCACCCTCGACGCGCCGCTGCTGGTGCATGGCGAGACCGGCACCGGCAAGGAGCTGGTGGCCCGCGCCTGCCACGCCATCAGCAGCCGCCACGCCGCGCCGTTCCTGGCGCTCAACTGCGCGGCACTGCCCGAGAGCCTGGCCGAGAGCGAGCTGTTCGGCTATGCCCCCGGCGCCTTCACCGGCGCGCAGCGTGGCGGCAAGCCCGGGCTGATGGAGCTGGCCAACCAGGGCACGGTGTTCCTCGACGAGATCGGCGAGATGTCACCGTACCTGCAAGCCAAGCTGCTGCGTTTTCTCAGCGACGGCAGCTTCCGCCGCGTGGGTGGCGACCGCGAAGTGAAGGTGGACGTGCGCATCATCAGCGCCACCCACCGCGACCTGGAGCGCATGGTCGCCGAGGGCACTTTCCGCGAAGACCTGTTCTACCGCCTCAACGTGCTCAACCTGCAAGTGCCACCGCTGCGTGATCGCGGCCAGGACATCCTGTCCTTGGCGCAGTACTTCATGCAGCAGGCCTGCACCCAGATCCAGCGCCCGCACTGCCGCCTGGCCCCGGCCACCCATCCGGCACTGCTGGGCAACCCCTGGCCGGGCAACGTGCGCCAGTTGCAGAACGTGATCTTCCGCGCCGCGGCCATCTGCGAGAGCAACGTGGTGGACATCGGCGACCTGGACATCGCCGGCACCTCGGTGGCCCGTGGGCAGGATGGCGAGGTGGCGAGCCTGGAACAGGCGGTGGGGGATTTCGAGCGGGAGTTGCTGCAGCGTTTGTATGCCAGCTACCCCTCGACGCGGCAACTGGCCGGGCGGTTGCAGACCTCGCACACGGCGATTGCCCAGCGGCTGCGCAAGTACGGTATTCCCGGCAAGGCCTGA